The Panacibacter microcysteis genome includes a window with the following:
- a CDS encoding RagB/SusD family nutrient uptake outer membrane protein codes for MNKIVVALIAAAMISSCAKKLDLYPQNDLTPETTYATADGYKNVLAKVYGGLATTGNTGPAGSSDIQGLDEGSQSPFIRGFFNCQELPTDEAVVAWNDQTIKDFHNLKWSSADPFLLGMYARPIYNITISNEYLREATDDKLASRGIEGAEADDIKKSRAEVRFLRAFNYWVMMDLFGKSTFITEDDAIGTDLPAEIGRADLFTYIESELLAIDADLAPAKTIEYGRVDQAAAWALLARMYLNAKTYSGADRYADALNYAQKVISSGYTLRPGYAKLFMADNDKQKDEFIFAVNCDGLKTQSYGNTTFFAHAAAGDDASSKYGVNGGWYGYRTTSAFANLFADKTGATDQRALFSNLGNETISDISNFGQGVQVRKYVNLRSDGQPTSDVQRNFADIDFPVFRLSEMYLVYAECFLRGGGGDKATALEYLNKIRFRAYGESYGPGDVGRLTDFDLQTILDERARELYWEGHRRTDLIRYGLLTSNTYLWPWKGGVASGTGVDSKYNIFPVPATNLTANPNLTQNDGY; via the coding sequence ATGAATAAAATAGTTGTGGCGCTCATTGCTGCAGCAATGATCTCTTCCTGTGCAAAAAAGCTGGACCTGTACCCGCAGAACGATCTTACACCGGAAACAACTTATGCCACAGCAGACGGCTATAAGAACGTATTGGCAAAAGTGTATGGTGGTCTTGCCACTACTGGTAATACAGGGCCTGCCGGCTCTTCTGATATTCAGGGGCTGGACGAAGGTTCGCAAAGTCCATTCATACGCGGCTTTTTTAACTGCCAGGAATTGCCGACAGATGAGGCAGTTGTTGCCTGGAACGACCAGACCATCAAAGATTTTCATAATTTAAAATGGAGCAGTGCAGATCCTTTTTTGCTCGGTATGTATGCCCGCCCTATCTATAATATCACTATTTCCAATGAATACCTGCGTGAAGCAACAGACGATAAACTGGCATCCCGGGGTATTGAAGGTGCAGAAGCTGATGATATAAAAAAATCAAGGGCCGAGGTGCGTTTTCTAAGGGCATTCAATTACTGGGTAATGATGGATCTCTTTGGAAAATCAACTTTTATAACAGAGGATGATGCAATCGGTACAGATCTGCCTGCAGAGATCGGCAGAGCCGATCTGTTTACCTACATAGAAAGCGAACTGCTTGCTATAGATGCGGATCTTGCGCCGGCAAAAACAATTGAATACGGCCGGGTAGACCAGGCCGCAGCCTGGGCGCTGCTTGCAAGAATGTATCTCAATGCTAAAACATATTCCGGAGCAGACAGGTATGCAGATGCGTTGAACTACGCACAGAAAGTGATCAGCAGCGGCTACACCCTCCGCCCTGGTTATGCCAAACTTTTTATGGCTGATAATGACAAGCAAAAAGATGAATTCATTTTTGCAGTAAACTGCGACGGTCTTAAGACACAGTCTTATGGCAACACAACCTTCTTTGCACATGCAGCAGCAGGTGATGATGCCAGCAGCAAATATGGTGTAAACGGCGGGTGGTATGGCTATCGCACCACAAGTGCGTTTGCAAACCTGTTTGCAGACAAAACCGGCGCTACCGACCAGCGTGCACTATTTTCCAATCTTGGTAATGAAACCATCAGCGATATCAGCAATTTCGGCCAGGGTGTGCAGGTAAGAAAATATGTGAATCTTCGTTCAGATGGCCAACCCACTTCAGATGTACAAAGAAATTTTGCCGACATTGATTTTCCTGTTTTTCGTCTTTCCGAAATGTACCTGGTATACGCAGAATGCTTCCTGCGCGGCGGCGGCGGAGACAAAGCAACAGCGCTCGAATATCTTAATAAAATAAGATTCCGTGCCTATGGTGAAAGCTATGGCCCCGGTGATGTTGGCAGGCTAACCGACTTCGATCTGCAAACTATTCTTGATGAAAGAGCAAGAGAACTTTATTGGGAGGGCCACCGCCGTACAGATCTTATCCGCTATGGATTGTTAACAAGCAATACTTACCTGTGGCCATGGAAAGGTGGTGTTGCTTCGGGTACCGGTGTAGACAGCAAATACAATATTTTTCCTGTACCTGCCACTAACCTTACAGCAAACCCAAACCTTACACAAAACGACGGCTATTAA
- a CDS encoding bestrophin family protein, which translates to MLTYNSKDWFKFIFFFRRSDTVVTLLPGIIGVGLFTWLIAFLELKYLVLTEREYIKNLSVMHSMLTFVISMLLVFRTNSAYDRWWEGRKLWGALVNNSRNLALKLGAMLPQEDKHNRMFYKKMIPMYAHVLSLHLRSEITRLALDEKEHPELAAIDHNKHIPNHVAALIFRRTNRLYEEKKITGDQLIVLNAELLSFTDICGACERIKNTPIPMSYSTFLKKFIFFFVLTLPFSFVLSLKYWAIPVVIFIFYALTSLEIIAEEIEDPFDGDENDLPIVKISENINKHVAELL; encoded by the coding sequence ATGCTCACGTACAATTCCAAAGACTGGTTCAAGTTTATCTTCTTTTTCAGACGGTCAGATACGGTGGTAACATTGCTGCCCGGTATCATCGGCGTAGGCCTCTTTACGTGGCTTATTGCGTTTCTCGAACTAAAGTATCTTGTACTTACAGAAAGGGAATACATTAAAAACCTGAGCGTAATGCACAGCATGCTTACGTTTGTAATATCCATGCTGCTGGTGTTTAGAACAAACTCTGCATACGACCGCTGGTGGGAGGGGAGAAAACTTTGGGGCGCACTGGTAAACAATAGCCGCAACCTGGCATTAAAGCTGGGCGCCATGCTGCCGCAGGAAGATAAGCACAACAGGATGTTCTATAAAAAAATGATACCTATGTATGCGCATGTATTATCGCTGCATTTACGTAGTGAAATAACACGTCTTGCACTCGATGAAAAAGAACATCCCGAACTGGCAGCCATTGATCATAATAAGCATATACCAAACCATGTGGCCGCGCTCATTTTCAGAAGAACAAACAGGCTGTACGAAGAAAAAAAGATAACAGGAGATCAACTGATCGTTTTAAATGCAGAACTGCTTTCTTTTACAGATATCTGTGGCGCATGCGAAAGAATTAAGAACACGCCCATCCCTATGTCTTACAGCACATTCCTCAAAAAATTCATTTTCTTTTTTGTGCTTACACTACCATTCAGTTTTGTTCTAAGCCTTAAATACTGGGCTATACCTGTGGTAATATTTATTTTTTATGCCTTAACAAGCCTTGAAATAATTGCGGAAGAAATCGAAGATCCTTTTGATGGCGATGAGAACGATTTACCTATTGTAAAAATATCTGAAAACATCAACAAGCACGTGGCCGAGCTGTTGTAG
- a CDS encoding SusE domain-containing protein — MKMLSKIPGLLLLFTVLLWSCEKDEHKVYLEGGTPPVFTASATEFVLLPANATQQAVVFSWTNPNYQFSTGVSSQDVTYILQADTVGADFSSPVLQEVSISKDLGLTYSVKELNAILTKMDLLEDVAHNIEFRIKASLLNNTAALFSNTIQTVITPYLDVAVPIPPTNELFITGDGTPSGWTNAPPEDQQCTQVSKVEYNIVMNFTPGFYYKFLTTENQWQPQYGISKAAGAGGDASGGDVGYNFGPQGDPDAIPTPSVAGTYKVTVNFKTGKYTVTKQ; from the coding sequence ATGAAAATGCTTTCAAAAATACCGGGACTACTGTTATTGTTCACAGTATTGCTTTGGTCATGCGAAAAAGACGAGCATAAAGTTTACCTCGAAGGCGGTACGCCGCCGGTCTTTACTGCCAGTGCCACAGAATTTGTGTTGCTGCCTGCAAACGCAACACAGCAGGCCGTTGTGTTTAGCTGGACTAACCCCAATTACCAGTTTAGCACAGGTGTGAGCTCGCAGGATGTTACTTATATTTTGCAGGCAGATACCGTAGGTGCCGATTTCTCAAGTCCTGTATTACAGGAAGTATCCATCTCCAAAGACCTGGGTCTTACCTACAGTGTGAAGGAATTAAATGCCATTCTTACAAAGATGGACTTACTGGAAGATGTGGCCCATAATATTGAGTTCAGGATAAAAGCTTCCCTTCTAAATAACACTGCAGCATTATTCTCCAACACTATTCAAACGGTGATCACACCTTACCTCGATGTAGCAGTGCCCATACCACCAACAAACGAGTTGTTTATTACCGGTGATGGCACGCCATCCGGCTGGACGAATGCGCCACCCGAAGATCAGCAATGTACACAGGTAAGCAAAGTGGAATACAACATTGTAATGAATTTTACGCCTGGGTTTTATTACAAGTTTCTTACTACCGAAAATCAATGGCAGCCACAGTATGGCATCAGTAAAGCTGCAGGTGCAGGCGGCGATGCGTCCGGTGGAGATGTTGGCTATAATTTTGGCCCCCAGGGCGACCCTGATGCTATTCCAACCCCATCTGTGGCCGGTACATATAAAGTAACCGTAAACTTTAAAACAGGCAAATACACTGTTACAAAACAATAA
- a CDS encoding glycoside hydrolase family 18 protein, with amino-acid sequence MKKLLLLSVVFIASVVCAQTKDQVTIIGYYAGDAKRIDDYDVTKLTHIIYSFCHLKGNKLNVDNKGDSQTIQHLVALKKKKPGLKVILSLGGWSGCEPCSQVFSTAAGRNEFARSVKHLNEYFKTDGIDLDWEYPAIEGYPGHRFVPEDKHNFTLLLQELRQVLGDQYEVSFAAGGFTKFLQQSIEWDKIVPYVDKVNLMTYDLVHGYSKVTGHHTPLYSTPEQTESTDNAIRYLDSIGFPKNKLVIGAAFYARIFDADVDASNGLYQPGKFDRGFSWNQFDMEALKKEGYVYYWDDVAKAPYMYNAAKKKIITFDNEQSIALKTKYAIDKKLNGIMFWQLADDKPTGGLLDVMYKAAHE; translated from the coding sequence ATGAAAAAATTACTCCTGTTAAGTGTTGTTTTTATTGCTTCTGTAGTATGTGCACAAACCAAAGACCAGGTTACCATAATCGGTTATTATGCCGGAGATGCAAAACGCATAGATGACTATGATGTCACAAAGCTTACGCACATCATTTACAGCTTTTGCCATTTAAAAGGCAACAAGCTAAACGTAGATAATAAAGGCGATTCACAAACCATACAACATCTCGTAGCACTCAAAAAGAAAAAGCCTGGTTTAAAAGTTATCTTGTCGCTGGGTGGCTGGAGCGGCTGCGAACCATGCTCACAGGTGTTTTCAACAGCCGCAGGCAGAAATGAATTTGCACGCTCTGTAAAGCACCTGAATGAATATTTTAAAACAGATGGTATAGACCTCGATTGGGAATATCCTGCCATAGAAGGCTATCCCGGTCATCGCTTTGTGCCGGAAGATAAACACAACTTTACCCTGTTGTTACAGGAATTGCGCCAGGTACTTGGCGATCAATATGAAGTTAGTTTTGCAGCAGGTGGCTTTACAAAATTTTTGCAGCAATCGATTGAGTGGGACAAAATTGTTCCGTATGTTGACAAGGTAAACCTTATGACATACGATCTTGTACATGGCTATAGCAAAGTAACCGGCCATCATACACCGCTTTATTCAACACCGGAACAAACAGAGTCAACAGATAATGCTATCCGTTATCTTGATTCCATTGGTTTTCCAAAAAATAAACTGGTCATTGGTGCAGCTTTTTACGCCAGGATTTTTGATGCAGATGTAGATGCCAGCAATGGACTGTACCAGCCCGGCAAATTTGATCGCGGATTTTCCTGGAACCAGTTTGATATGGAAGCATTGAAGAAAGAAGGGTATGTTTATTACTGGGATGATGTAGCCAAAGCGCCGTACATGTACAATGCAGCAAAAAAGAAGATCATCACTTTTGATAACGAACAATCAATTGCCTTAAAAACAAAATATGCCATTGATAAAAAGCTGAATGGAATTATGTTCTGGCAACTTGCAGATGACAAGCCAACAGGTGGCCTGCTCGATGTAATGTATAAAGCTGCACATGAGTAG
- a CDS encoding RNA recognition motif domain-containing protein: MYIFVAGLPYDLDDAELEEIFEKFGTVKSAKVTLDRETGKSRGFGFVEMPNTDEANDAIENLNDISLGKKPLVVKAAEERSMPSGGGDSSRRPSPGGGGPVGGYRVGGGGGGYNRDRNDGNRGGGGGGYNRDRNDGNRGGGGGYNRDRNDGGGRSGGYNRDRDRY, encoded by the coding sequence ATGTATATTTTCGTAGCAGGCCTTCCCTATGATTTGGACGATGCAGAACTGGAAGAAATATTTGAAAAATTCGGCACCGTAAAATCAGCAAAAGTTACGCTTGACAGGGAAACAGGTAAAAGCAGGGGCTTCGGATTTGTAGAGATGCCCAATACCGATGAAGCCAATGATGCCATAGAGAATCTCAATGATATCTCTCTTGGTAAGAAACCACTAGTAGTTAAAGCAGCGGAAGAAAGAAGCATGCCTTCCGGCGGCGGAGATTCTTCGCGCAGGCCTTCACCTGGTGGTGGTGGTCCTGTTGGGGGCTACAGGGTTGGTGGCGGCGGCGGTGGCTACAACCGTGACCGCAATGATGGTAACAGAGGTGGCGGCGGTGGTGGTTATAACCGCGACCGTAATGATGGTAACAGAGGCGGCGGCGGTGGTTATAACAGGGACAGGAATGATGGTGGCGGCCGCAGCGGTGGTTACAACCGTGATCGCGACAGGTATTAA
- a CDS encoding SusE domain-containing protein has translation MRKIILAAGAVLTAILFLAACNKVKDLPFYANGNAVTLSASGTEIAPTPADSLNEVISFAWTNPAYASDSDTYKYVLEIDSTGRNFSDKFTKTVTGALSTSLTGKELNAVLLNYGFTLGSPTVLDVRIISSYGNNNEQYTSNIINLTVSAYGDASALTASESSIVCDINTANQDVITFSWTPSFSGYNGNITYVLQSDSATQNFDTPVETALDAGALSKTLTQSVMNETALTAGIAGGNSGSVEYRIKATTDLGATVYSTPVTVAVKTYFPLLRFYLPGSYQAATNNGANWDPGTAPEFIRDLRTAVFNDMYYMYIYLPANSSFKITQGRSWDVNYGGSGGNLAQGGSDISVSAAGVYRISINRKTMKYDIRAGRMGFVGGGVDAGWEPSKVFPNYQMGAPADNLFVGITNFKSDEWKMIDNDQWNNGSNTVDETRSYGSKSGSGSTMQVNGDNFTPVPAPGIYRVIWDGRNKDDIKYEMSPATEMRVVGNGIQGVNEWDPGTSPQMTYLGNGVWQISLTLIAGKDIKFVAGNAWGAFDYEDNGDNGNGGRNIKWEGGDNFKTPAATGTYTITLDEYTQTLTIE, from the coding sequence ATGAGAAAGATCATTCTTGCTGCAGGAGCTGTACTCACAGCAATATTATTCCTGGCAGCTTGTAACAAAGTAAAAGATCTGCCATTCTATGCAAACGGAAACGCGGTTACGTTATCAGCATCCGGTACCGAAATTGCGCCAACCCCGGCAGATTCATTAAATGAAGTAATCAGCTTTGCATGGACCAATCCCGCCTATGCTTCAGACTCTGATACTTACAAATATGTATTGGAAATTGACTCTACCGGCAGAAACTTCTCCGATAAATTTACCAAAACAGTTACCGGGGCATTATCTACATCATTGACGGGTAAAGAACTAAATGCAGTGTTGTTAAACTATGGCTTTACACTGGGCTCCCCTACCGTGCTGGATGTTCGCATCATCTCATCCTATGGTAATAACAATGAGCAATACACATCAAATATCATAAACTTAACTGTTTCTGCCTATGGCGATGCGTCTGCACTAACGGCGTCTGAAAGCAGTATAGTTTGTGATATAAATACCGCAAACCAGGATGTTATTACATTCTCCTGGACGCCGTCTTTCAGCGGTTATAATGGCAACATAACGTATGTATTACAGTCAGATTCAGCAACACAAAACTTTGATACGCCGGTTGAAACCGCACTCGATGCAGGCGCGTTAAGTAAAACACTTACACAATCTGTAATGAACGAAACAGCCCTTACTGCCGGCATTGCAGGCGGTAACAGCGGCAGTGTTGAATATCGTATAAAAGCAACAACCGACCTTGGTGCTACCGTATACTCAACGCCGGTTACAGTTGCTGTAAAAACGTATTTTCCCTTACTGAGGTTTTACCTGCCGGGCAGTTATCAGGCAGCAACAAACAATGGAGCCAACTGGGATCCGGGTACCGCACCTGAATTTATCAGGGACCTTCGTACAGCCGTTTTCAACGATATGTATTACATGTACATTTATCTGCCCGCCAATTCATCTTTTAAAATTACACAGGGAAGAAGCTGGGATGTAAACTATGGCGGTAGTGGTGGTAACCTTGCACAGGGAGGTTCGGATATTTCCGTTTCAGCTGCCGGCGTTTACCGGATCTCTATTAACAGGAAAACCATGAAGTACGATATTCGCGCAGGACGAATGGGTTTTGTAGGCGGTGGTGTAGACGCGGGCTGGGAGCCTTCTAAAGTATTTCCAAATTACCAGATGGGTGCACCTGCAGACAATCTTTTTGTAGGTATTACCAACTTTAAAAGTGATGAATGGAAGATGATCGATAACGACCAGTGGAACAACGGCAGCAATACCGTTGATGAAACAAGAAGTTACGGCAGCAAAAGTGGCAGCGGCAGTACCATGCAGGTAAATGGTGACAATTTTACACCGGTACCGGCGCCAGGCATATACAGGGTTATCTGGGATGGCCGCAATAAAGACGACATAAAGTATGAAATGTCTCCGGCCACAGAAATGCGTGTGGTAGGCAATGGCATACAGGGCGTAAATGAGTGGGATCCCGGCACCAGCCCCCAAATGACCTATCTTGGCAACGGCGTATGGCAGATATCTTTAACGCTTATTGCCGGCAAAGACATCAAATTCGTGGCAGGCAATGCCTGGGGTGCTTTTGATTACGAAGACAATGGCGACAATGGCAATGGTGGCCGCAACATTAAATGGGAAGGTGGAGACAACTTCAAAACACCTGCTGCTACCGGCACATACACCATAACGTTAGATGAATATACACAAACACTTACCATAGAGTAA
- a CDS encoding phytanoyl-CoA dioxygenase family protein yields MLYKDLSTVHALVSDIFRHPQNREEWEQYKLSDEQVDFFNENGYLPNVNLLDEKQIATINAEIEQLADVKHPGHQLFYEFHSNESTDPSTILFHALGAWRITPGLHDVLWNPRFLVAASQLLGNEPVRFWHDQLFCKPPKKGGVVAWHQDYSYWTRTKPVAHLTCWCGLDDSTVENGCLQYVPGSHRWGLLDKPALAGDMMEIVNYLSREQRKEFNPVHVETRAGEAIFHHSLTLHGSGENKSDRPRRAFVLNVFKDGVISDSNEPLLSGVPPVNKGEKMNGQFFPLLFEGLK; encoded by the coding sequence ATGTTATATAAAGACCTCAGCACAGTGCATGCACTGGTAAGCGATATATTTCGCCACCCGCAAAACCGCGAAGAATGGGAGCAATACAAGCTAAGCGATGAACAGGTAGACTTCTTCAACGAGAACGGCTACCTGCCCAATGTTAATCTGCTCGATGAAAAACAGATTGCCACGATCAATGCAGAAATTGAACAACTGGCAGACGTAAAACATCCCGGCCACCAGCTCTTTTACGAATTTCACAGCAATGAGTCAACAGATCCTTCCACCATACTCTTTCATGCACTGGGTGCCTGGCGTATAACACCGGGCTTACACGATGTTTTATGGAACCCGCGTTTTCTTGTGGCCGCAAGCCAGCTATTGGGCAATGAGCCTGTACGTTTCTGGCACGACCAGTTATTTTGTAAACCACCCAAAAAAGGCGGCGTGGTAGCATGGCACCAGGACTACAGTTACTGGACCAGGACAAAGCCTGTTGCACATTTAACATGCTGGTGCGGTCTAGATGATTCAACTGTTGAAAACGGTTGCCTGCAATATGTACCGGGCAGCCACCGCTGGGGCTTACTGGATAAGCCCGCACTGGCAGGAGATATGATGGAGATCGTAAACTACCTTTCAAGAGAACAACGCAAAGAATTTAATCCTGTACATGTTGAAACAAGGGCCGGTGAAGCCATCTTTCATCATTCGCTTACCCTACATGGCTCGGGAGAAAATAAGAGCGACCGGCCACGCCGTGCATTTGTATTGAATGTTTTTAAAGACGGTGTAATAAGCGACAGCAACGAACCATTGCTAAGCGGTGTACCGCCGGTAAATAAAGGCGAAAAAATGAACGGACAATTCTTCCCGCTGTTGTTTGAAGGTTTGAAATAA
- a CDS encoding rhodanese-related sulfurtransferase, translated as MAVLHNRISNKELKQQLMEEKEKRATISFYNYFHIADPKHFRDYLYTNLYQLKVFGRIYVAHEGINAQVSVPESNFEAFKAFLYSIEPLNNLRLNIAVDDDGKSFWVLKIKVRNKIVADGITDDSFDMRNKGRYVNAQQMNELLHDPETIVIDMRNHYEFEVGHFVKALEVPSDTFREQLPMAADMLHGKEDKNIIMYCTGGIRCEKASAYMLHKGFKNVFHLEGGIINYAKQVKQAGLESKFIGKNFVFDDRLGERITDDVIAHCHHCGKPCDTHRNCKNDGCHLLFIQCDDCAEMYDGCCSTACKETLHMPVEKQKEIRKGVDKGQNIFNKSKARLRPRIKDRQEH; from the coding sequence ATGGCAGTTTTACACAACAGGATCTCCAACAAAGAGTTGAAGCAACAGCTGATGGAAGAAAAGGAAAAGCGTGCTACCATTAGCTTTTACAATTATTTTCATATTGCAGATCCAAAACATTTCAGGGATTACTTATACACTAACCTGTACCAGCTAAAAGTTTTTGGAAGAATTTATGTAGCGCATGAAGGTATCAATGCCCAGGTAAGTGTACCTGAAAGCAACTTCGAAGCATTTAAGGCTTTTCTTTATTCCATTGAGCCACTCAATAACCTGCGCCTCAATATTGCGGTAGACGACGATGGAAAATCTTTTTGGGTACTTAAAATAAAAGTACGCAACAAAATTGTGGCCGATGGTATAACCGACGATTCGTTTGATATGCGCAATAAAGGCAGATATGTAAACGCGCAGCAAATGAATGAACTGCTGCATGACCCAGAAACAATCGTAATAGATATGCGAAACCATTACGAGTTTGAAGTGGGGCACTTTGTAAAAGCACTGGAAGTACCGTCTGACACTTTTCGCGAACAGCTACCCATGGCAGCAGATATGCTGCATGGTAAAGAAGATAAGAATATTATTATGTACTGCACCGGTGGCATACGCTGCGAGAAAGCAAGCGCGTATATGCTGCACAAAGGTTTTAAGAATGTGTTTCACCTGGAAGGTGGTATTATCAACTACGCAAAGCAGGTAAAACAAGCCGGGCTGGAAAGCAAATTCATTGGTAAAAACTTTGTTTTCGATGACCGGCTTGGCGAAAGAATTACAGACGATGTTATTGCGCATTGCCACCATTGCGGTAAACCATGCGATACGCACCGCAATTGTAAAAATGACGGCTGCCACCTCTTGTTTATACAATGCGATGACTGTGCTGAAATGTATGATGGCTGTTGCAGCACAGCCTGTAAAGAAACATTGCACATGCCCGTGGAAAAACAAAAAGAAATAAGGAAAGGAGTAGACAAAGGGCAAAATATCTTCAATAAAAGTAAAGCTAGGCTAAGGCCCCGCATAAAAGACAGGCAGGAGCATTAA